In the Arachis ipaensis cultivar K30076 chromosome B10, Araip1.1, whole genome shotgun sequence genome, one interval contains:
- the LOC107623616 gene encoding BTB/POZ domain-containing protein At2g13690, whose product MDRSYRRRRRTWCCSFAVPPSSPDNFYSSTHYSKPRQGKSETFSKPNLSVPSSPQSTKSGSRMAGRIDPRRILSPGRVSPIDSDPAAVDSAAPVPSPAIDSEPKLRSRSFRAPTPPPLPPAVVEEEGSGSGGTKDGVFDVRMCLRGKDGGCMVLELNSVVLYANSEVFAGLISDYKKGSGSTSNGSGCSSKMCRIEVPEVDNLGLFRETIELMFEDDVTKRLAKIGVFRSIDVLEVAAGIKFTRGVLSCLKYLEAVPWTEEEEEKLRSLFTRFKFDDTTTRDILGRFYLNDSADSQPNVAMQLVWSITSSADANARNELKSLVKGLLSKSSVYEKNHVDLSKEDLYSVCHSCLASLVSLFEGKSDDNRHEQSLPKKDMNKPLIERVARQVDNINWLLEIMFDGQMAEDFVDIWTNQQQLLKLHDDASPMVRYELSRVSATLFVAIGTRKLQCRLEARSGLLQAWFKPMLLDFGWLQRCKKGLDMKALEEAMGQALLTLPLKQQHMLFMEWFRYFSKHGTECPNLSKAFQIWWRRSFLRGSETHEIESR is encoded by the exons ATGGACCGTTCGTATCGCCGGCGCCGGCGAACATGGTGCTGCTCCTTTGCCGTTCCGCCGTCGAGCCCCGACAACTTCTATTCTTCAACCCACTACTCGAAACCGCGTCAGGGGAAGTCTGAAACCTTCTCAAAACCGAATCTTTCGGTCCCAAGCTCGCCCCAGAGCACCAAATCCGGGTCCAGAATGGCGGGTCGGATCGACCCTCGGAGGATCTTGTCCCCCGGCAGAGTATCCCCCATTGACTCCGATCCCGCTGCCGTCGATTCCGCCGCTCCCGTCCCCTCTCCGGCCATCGATTCCGAGCCCAAGTTGCGATCTCGGAGCTTCCGGGCACCGACACCGCCTCCGCTGCCTCCTGCGGTGGTGGAAGAGGAGGGTTCTGGCAGCGGAGGAACTAAAGACGGTGTTTTTGACGTGAGAATGTGTTTGAGAGGGAAGGATGGTGGGTGCATGGTTTTGGAGCTGAATTCGGTGGTTCTGTACGCGAATTCCGAGGTTTTTGCTGGTTTGATAAGTGATTACAAGAAGGGTTCAGGTTCAACTTCAAATGGTAGTGGCTGTAGTAGCAAAATGTGCAGGATTGAGGTTCCTGAGGTCGATAACTTGGGGTTGTTCAGAGAAACCATTGAGCTCATGTTCGAGGATGATGTTACCAAAAGGCTCGCTAAGATTGGTGTTTTTCGATCCATCGACGTTTTGGAG GTGGCTGCTGGCATCAAGTTCACAAGGGGTGTATTATCCTGTTTGAAGTACCTTGAGGCTGTTCCTTGgactgaagaggaagaagagaaattgaggagcttgtTCACAAGATTCAAGTTCGATGATACGACAACCAGGGACATCCTAGGTAGATTCTACTTGAATGATTCAGCAGATTCACAGCCAAATGTTGCAATGCAACTCGTTTGGTCTATCACCAGTTCTGCAGATGCCAATGCAAGGAACGAACTTAAGTCACTAGTAAAGGGTCTTCTAAGTAAAAGCTCGGTCTATGAGAAGAACCATGTTGACCTCAGCAAGGAGGATCTATATTCTGTTTGCCACTCGTGTCTCGCTTCTCTAGTTAGCCTATTTGAGGGGAAATCTGACGACAACCGTCATGAACAATCATTGCCGAAGAAAGATATGAACAAGCCTTTGATCGAACGCGTCGCAAGACAGGTTGATAACATCAACTGGTTGCTGGAAATCATGTTTGATGGGCAAATGGCGGAAGACTTTGTTGATATATGGACCAATCAGCAGCAGCTACTTAAATTGCATGATGATGCCTCTCCCATGGTAAGATACGAACTGAGTCGAGTGTCAGCAACATTGTTTGTCGCCATCGGCACCAGAAAACTACAATGTCGGTTGGAAGCTAGGTCGGGGCTTCTTCAGGCGTGGTTCAAACCAATGCTGTTGGACTTTGGGTGGCTGCAGAGATGCAAAAAGGGGCTTGATATGAAGGCATTGGAAGAGGCAATGGGTCAGGCACTTCTTACTTTGCCCCTCAAGCAACAACACATGCTGTTTATGGAATGGTTTCGGTATTTCTCAAAGCATGGTACTGAGTGTCCAAATCTAAGTAAGGCATTCCAGATATGGTGGCGCAGATCATTTTTAAGGGGCTCTGAGACTCATGAAATTGAATCAaggtaa